A window of the Amycolatopsis solani genome harbors these coding sequences:
- the panD gene encoding aspartate 1-decarboxylase, protein MYRTMLKSKIHRVTVTQADLHYVGSVTVDEDLMEAADLLPGEQVSIVDVTNGARLETYVIKGERGSGVLGINGAAAHLVHPGDLVILISYGQMDDAEAARYEPRVVFVDADNRIVHRHSDPGHAPEGSGLLSGTVTLPDDETAIFPVAETADARRLDALLHAES, encoded by the coding sequence ATGTACCGCACCATGCTCAAGTCGAAGATCCACCGGGTCACCGTGACCCAGGCCGACCTGCACTACGTCGGTTCGGTGACGGTCGACGAAGACCTGATGGAAGCCGCGGACCTGCTGCCGGGCGAACAGGTGTCCATTGTGGACGTCACCAACGGCGCCCGGCTGGAGACCTACGTCATCAAGGGCGAACGCGGCAGCGGCGTGCTCGGCATCAACGGTGCCGCGGCGCACCTGGTGCACCCGGGTGACCTGGTCATCCTCATTTCGTACGGTCAGATGGACGACGCCGAGGCCGCGCGGTACGAACCGCGCGTGGTGTTCGTCGACGCGGACAACCGGATCGTCCACCGGCACAGCGACCCCGGCCACGCGCCGGAGGGTTCGGGGCTGCTCAGCGGCACCGTGACGCTCCCGGACGACGAGACGGCGATCTTCCCGGTCGCGGAGACGGCGGACGCCCGCCGCCTCGACGCGTTGCTGCACGCGGAAAGCTGA
- a CDS encoding type III pantothenate kinase, whose translation MLLTVDVGNTNIVLGLWSGQSLVGDWRMRTDARMTADELALTVRGLLGPHADSVTGISALSTVPAVLRELRVMLSRYYAAVPKIVVEPGVRTGVPLLVDNPKEVGADRLANTLAAHHLHSGTACVVVDFGTSTNVDAISARGEFLGGAFAPGIEISVDALALRAAALRKVELVPPRSVIGKNTVECLQSGILYGFAGQVDGLVKRIVRELSPGGVEPVAVLATGGLAPLVIEESETITDHVPDLTLLGLRLVYERNIRG comes from the coding sequence TTGCTGCTCACCGTCGACGTCGGCAACACGAACATCGTCTTGGGACTCTGGTCCGGCCAGTCGCTCGTGGGCGACTGGCGCATGCGCACGGACGCGCGCATGACGGCCGACGAGCTGGCGTTGACGGTGCGCGGCCTGCTGGGCCCGCACGCGGATTCGGTGACGGGCATCAGCGCGCTGTCCACGGTGCCGGCGGTGCTGCGCGAACTGCGCGTGATGCTTTCGCGGTACTACGCCGCCGTGCCGAAGATCGTGGTGGAGCCGGGCGTCCGCACGGGTGTGCCGCTGCTGGTGGACAACCCGAAGGAGGTGGGCGCGGACCGCCTGGCGAACACGCTGGCCGCACACCACCTCCACAGCGGCACGGCGTGCGTGGTGGTCGACTTCGGCACGTCGACCAACGTGGACGCGATTTCGGCCCGCGGCGAGTTCCTGGGCGGCGCGTTCGCACCGGGGATCGAGATTTCGGTGGACGCGTTGGCGCTGCGCGCGGCGGCGCTGCGGAAGGTCGAGCTGGTGCCGCCGCGGTCGGTGATCGGGAAGAACACCGTGGAGTGCCTGCAGTCGGGGATTTTGTACGGGTTCGCGGGGCAGGTGGATGGGCTCGTGAAGCGGATCGTGCGCGAGCTGTCGCCTGGCGGGGTCGAGCCGGTTGCGGTGCTGGCGACCGGCGGGTTGGCGCCGCTGGTGATCGAGGAGTCGGAGACGATCACGGACCACGTGCCGGATCTGACTTTGCTCGGGCTGCGGTTGGTTTACGAGCGGAACATTCGCGGCTGA
- a CDS encoding DUF6640 family protein gives MPAVRCGGSRATRRAEKRPALPGGRALVQRIGDRRQTRKTAAAWAKFSTSRLPCGQRSLAANARQLWRHPTRAGLDAWAVLASLYWVTQISALAYPGARAVGPPGKAGFPQAKVAFPALAVTALGYVLERRRLARG, from the coding sequence ATTCCCGCGGTTCGATGCGGAGGATCACGGGCCACCCGCCGGGCCGAGAAACGCCCCGCCCTCCCTGGGGGGCGTGCCCTTGTCCAGCGTATCGGCGACCGGCGACAAACCCGCAAAACAGCGGCCGCTTGGGCGAAGTTCTCCACATCGCGGCTCCCCTGTGGACAACGCTCTCTCGCGGCCAATGCGCGGCAGCTGTGGCGCCACCCGACCCGGGCCGGCCTCGACGCGTGGGCGGTGCTGGCGTCGTTGTACTGGGTGACGCAGATTTCGGCGCTGGCGTACCCGGGTGCCCGCGCGGTCGGTCCGCCGGGCAAGGCAGGGTTCCCGCAGGCGAAGGTGGCTTTCCCAGCGCTGGCGGTGACGGCACTCGGGTACGTGCTGGAACGGCGCAGGCTGGCCCGCGGCTAA
- a CDS encoding DMT family transporter: MSWLVLVLSGILETVWAAALKSFSRPASIVTFVVALVLSMAGLAYALREIPLGTGYAVWVGIGTIGTAVYGIFAFGDSASAARITCLVLIAAGVVGLKLLP, translated from the coding sequence ATGTCCTGGCTTGTTCTCGTCCTGTCCGGAATCCTGGAGACCGTGTGGGCCGCCGCCCTCAAGAGCTTCTCCCGGCCGGCTTCGATCGTGACGTTCGTGGTCGCGCTGGTGTTGAGCATGGCCGGCCTGGCGTACGCGCTGCGGGAGATCCCGCTCGGCACGGGGTACGCGGTGTGGGTCGGCATCGGCACGATCGGCACGGCCGTCTACGGCATCTTCGCCTTCGGCGACTCCGCATCGGCGGCGCGCATCACGTGCCTGGTGCTGATCGCGGCGGGGGTGGTGGGGCTGAAGTTGCTGCCTTGA
- a CDS encoding class I SAM-dependent methyltransferase yields the protein MSDPTRARRASSFGTRAAAYAEHRPDYPRAAIEWGLSGATGTPRRVLDLGAGTGKLTLGLTELGLDVTAVEPDPEMRAELARRVPSATPLAGRAERIPLPDAEVDAVFVGQAFHWFDVPAAMTEIARVLRPGGVLVPMWNYEDESVPWVAEFTELGRDGAREPASTDDLRAVAHPAFEPFDDERFHHAQRRTAESLLETIATYSLVIVSTPEESSALLTRLRDFLASNPATANGEFDLPLVTWGLRARRR from the coding sequence GTGAGTGATCCCACACGCGCCCGCCGCGCTTCTTCCTTCGGCACCCGGGCGGCCGCATACGCCGAGCACCGGCCCGATTACCCGCGGGCAGCGATCGAGTGGGGCCTTTCCGGGGCCACCGGAACCCCGCGGCGGGTGCTCGATCTCGGCGCCGGAACGGGCAAACTGACCCTCGGCCTCACGGAGCTGGGTCTCGACGTCACCGCCGTCGAGCCCGACCCGGAAATGCGCGCGGAACTGGCCCGCCGGGTGCCGTCGGCGACCCCGCTGGCCGGCCGCGCGGAACGGATCCCGCTCCCCGACGCCGAGGTCGACGCGGTATTCGTCGGCCAGGCGTTCCATTGGTTCGACGTCCCGGCGGCGATGACGGAGATCGCCCGCGTCCTGCGCCCCGGCGGCGTGCTGGTGCCGATGTGGAACTACGAAGACGAATCGGTGCCGTGGGTGGCCGAGTTCACCGAACTGGGCCGCGACGGCGCCCGCGAGCCGGCTTCGACGGACGATTTGCGCGCGGTCGCCCACCCGGCGTTCGAGCCCTTCGACGACGAACGGTTTCACCATGCGCAACGACGCACCGCGGAGAGCCTGCTGGAAACGATCGCGACGTATTCCCTCGTGATCGTCTCGACCCCGGAGGAGTCGTCCGCGCTGTTGACGCGCCTACGCGACTTCCTCGCATCGAATCCAGCGACGGCGAATGGTGAGTTCGACCTCCCGTTGGTCACCTGGGGACTGCGCGCCCGCCGCCGGTGA